From Aegilops tauschii subsp. strangulata cultivar AL8/78 chromosome 5, Aet v6.0, whole genome shotgun sequence:
acccctcttaatagtacggtggtcctatgactcaataaagagaagaagaacaacaaaatAAATGCTACGTCTTCACTTCGTCTTCAATCTCCTCGGACACAGTCACTTTCTTCGGACAGGTACCAATTGCTTCACGTCAGCAATATTGAGGGGTCACTCTTGTTATCATAATATTCAGTGATAACCTTCACTGCAACGCAGGGAGATTACCTTCGTCGTTTGCATCAAACTCCTCATGACTTCAGACCTATTactctgtgtgcactagcaaacacatAAGTCCCATACTGTTCATGTCAACAAACTCCAAAACATAAGGGGTCAATCATTGCACCAACAGATACTACCTATGTgatggtatctatcctcagtggaccaCTATTGTGAAGACAATCTTCAAACCTATCGGAGAGAagaggaaaagatttgcccaagagcaagagagtgctaggaaggacATCGAGCGTGCCTTCGGTGTTCTGCAATCTCGATGCGGCATCATTCAGTATCCTGCTAGGACTTGGAGCACCAAGAagttgtgggaggtgatgactgcttgtgtggtcatgcacaatatgatcgtagaGGATGAGCGCCCGGAACGTATCTACGATCAAGGGTTTCAATTTCAGGGTGAGAATGGTGTGCCTGATCATGGAGGAGCGGGAACGTTTGAACATTTCACCCAATTTCACCATGAAATGTGTGATGGGAAAACTCACATGCAGTtgcaaaatgatttggttgagcatatgcgggctcatgttggcaaccaatagatgtatcttcTTTTCACATGTATTTGAGACAATTTAATTTTTATTCGGCTTGTAAAACTATGCTAAATTTATTTGGTTGTGAAACTATGCTTTATTTGCTTGTGAGACTATGCTATTTGTTTGCTTGTGAAACTATGCAAAATGTGTGCATATTTGTTGAAAAAAGGCGGCCAGCAGGCCAAGTGGGTAAATATGGGTCGGTGCGTTGGGCACATTGCCGACTCAAATGATAAACAAAGCGGACTCTGACCtggcggccgacccaaacggataaaaaacaacaaaatcgccgtccgtttgggtcagggcgttggagttgctctaaagACGGTAGTGACAATCAAACTTTATCTTTTGAGTAGCGAATTGCACATACAGTACATCTTAAGTCCATCCTCTTGATCAGGTCCTATATTTGTTTTCTAGGGTATCATATTAGTCATTTGACTCTTTCACGTGTGACCTCAAATAGTAAAACTAAACAATACATCAATTATTTTAGTACCTTTTTTAATGATGAGTGTCTTGAATAAAAAAACAGAATAGCACCTCTACATAAAAAGTGAAGTCAAACAAATATATATATTACATAATCTTAATAAAATCATACAAATCTGAACTCGCACAACTCTAATAGAGTTGAATAATAAATACTCCcactgtaaagaaatataagacgttttagatACTCCCACTGTAAACAAATATGATACAATAATCGGAGTATACACATTTTTGTGGAGCCATTTATTTGTTTTCTATGGCAACACACGTACATTCAACTAGTAACACAACCAAAGTTGGAATATGAAACGAGTGATTTACCTTTGCAAGTTCGACCAAGTCACCTTCACTGAGATAGAGGCAAGCTCAAGCATGATTTGCTGATAGTCGTACCCATGTTTTTTTGCTTTGAAAAAACAATGATGATCAAGATCATTTTTACAACTATTCTGACCTACCTTGAACTTCAAATGCATCAAAGTATCCTTTTTTACAGCAATCACATATCTTCTTAAGCCACATGACTCAACAACACTGCCACGAAAGAGTTGAATCTCATGTAATCCATTCCTAAGGACAACACACGAACTGAGAGATAAATCAAATCCACACTGCACTTTTGATATGACAACATCTATTGTGGCCTCAAATGCCCAACGAACGAGGGCTAAAGTGATGTCAACCGCACCACAATCTCCATTAATCCGATGCGTGAATGGATACTCAGGTGTGACTAGATCATGGTACTCCATTGCACCATCAATTAGTTGTAGATCATCTTCTTGCTTTCCTTTCTTGATCCTCATGTCGAACTCAACTAGAGCAGGGGCTACCATTGTGATGCCTCTCTTAGGGCCAGTCATCTCAATAAGAGAACCCTGTAAACCTATTATTATTTAGTAGCTCCTCATGGAAAGTAAGAAATATGTGAAGCATATGCTCTACTTTATGTCAATTGACAAAGATCTCAAATAAATGATAGTAAAATCCAAACCCTCCAATATAAAATCATTTGAAATATTTTACCAACAAACATAAGTTGACTGCATATAAAACATAACTTCGATAAATCATGCAAAGATAACTAACCACAAACTTGCCTAACATATGCAAAGGAAAAAAACACATCGTTGTATAAGATCCTCAAAGCACATGCATTTGCATAAACGAATGCATATAGTGATACTCCCTCCGCTCCTTTTTAGTTTGCATATAAGTTTTTGTTcaaagtcaaagtatctctactttgaccaaacttatagaaaaaagtatcaacactCACAGTGCCAAATTAATATTATCAGATTCATTATGAAATGTGGTTTCATAGAatatatatttggtattgtagatgttcatatattttaatataaatttggtcaaactttgcaaaGTATGACTTGACACAAATCTAATACGCGGAGTAAAatggaccggagggagtacaaataAGATCATCAAAGTGGTCCCACCATCACCAACACCGCAAATGTTTGACCTCTTTGGTTGCAGGATTCCGAAAAGCGTTACACTAAAGCACAAGATTAGAGTGTCACGCCATCTTCAGTACAAGAGACTGAAAGGATGTTTGATTGTGGACAGGAAAAGCATAGGAGTCTTCCTAAAAGGTTGAAGTGAATAGAATTTCAATAAACTATAGCGCAAATGAATCCCAAGAGAGAGAAAATCCTATGATTTCAACCCTATATCAAACAATGGAGGTAGGTGAACAACTCGAGCGGATATTGACTTGAATTATTAAATGAATGAAATATTAAATATAATTGCATATATATGTAAAAATGTGCACCTCTTCCACGATGATGGGATCATCCCTGCTACGATTGAAAACATAATTAAGCAATGAATCATAACGATCACACACTGCTATATATCCATATAGTTGTACCAAGCCGATGTTGGTACTAGCTTTTTCCAATTTCAGCGAGAAAATCTGCATCATAGCAGTTGCAGAATGTACCATGCATCTATCCCTATTCGGGAAACAATTCGTGGGATTTGAGAACATCATCGGCTCTAGTTGTGCTTCATGAAAAAAAAAATACATGTTATATTACAACAAATAATGTTTTATACAAACAATTTAcacaaaaaaataaaattataATTATGCTTGTCAATACATATTTGTGCAGTTTAGAAAGAAGAAGAATAATGTCATTTGATTTTCCGAGTCATGGAAGTTGTTGGTGTATGAGTACAAGGGAAACTTATTTGTAGGACTAAAACTAGTGACAAGATCCTAACCATGTATGGTATATCGACAAATTTATATATCTAAATGAAGCATGATATTTTTTTGctaattcataaattctttataACAATCCAGATATATATTGCATTTTTTTAAATACAAGAATGCATTTTAAATCAGTCAAGCAAACTATATAGCCGGTAAGCATCCTAAAAATAAAATGGAACATGATAGGTGACTTACTCTCACCACGTTGAGTAAGATGCCATAGCTTTAGAATACCATAGTTTATCTTGTATATAGAACCATCCCGATGGGTGGTTTTCTTATAGATGTTGGCTTCAGATACAGGATAAGAGGCATGGCCAACAAGGACTTGCTTCGTTCGCCCCTTCATCCCTGATGTGTCCATCCCCTTGGTGGTGGCAAATTGTTTGCCTCTGGTGGCATAGATGGAGGTGCAGAAATAGTTACTGACACAAGGGAGGACGCAGAGCCAATTTGGCCTGCCCCATTTATTCACTCCTTTTACTGCAATGTTGCTTGCCAGGACAAAGGATGCATAAGCAGATCGGTCACCAAAGAGCAATCTTAGAACCCGGTCATTATTCCGTGTTAGTCTCATTCCAGATCCAAAAATCTCCAGCAGCATGGTTCTGACGAGAATAATCTACGGAAGGCCAAAACGCACTGTAAAAAACGGTCCAGATTATGGCATGAGTGGAGCATCCCGGCTTATTCAACATTTTTAGCCCAATAAATCTAGAATTTCTACTCAATGCTTGACGGTCCAAATAGATAAAACATGACAGAAACTACAAATGGCAATACCAAAATGTCAGAATAGTCCTGCACATTCACACATGCAACTGAAAACAAAATCTCTAAATCTTCTATTTAAGCTCGGCGCTAAAGTATGGCACATATACGGGACACATACACATGATACGGAATGTCAAAAAGACAACCACCAGCGCCGGCTGCCTGAAGCCCTGAGCCTCACCTGAAGAAGGGGAACAAGCCTGCAGCGCGGCGGCTGCCGCGGGGACAGGGCCGCCGGGGCAGGTGCGAGGCCGGATTGCAGGAGCAGGCCGCGGGACGGCGCGACGCGGGCTGCGTCGGGAGAGCGGCAGAGGTGCGTGACAAGGGAGCGGGATCAGCAGGTGGCGGTGCCGGCGCACAAGGCGGCAGCAACCTATCAACACGGCGGCGGAGGCGCGTGCATCGTGGCTCTGGCTCTGGCTAGCTGCCAGATTGCGCGTGCGGTCTCCCTCTGCCTTGGGCCTTGTTGTGCCACTGGCTGTCAGCAAGAAGGGCCCATTAAAAATAGTGCTGAATTGTTTTTTTCTCCAAATCGAGGGCCGTGGGGAGCTCTCTAGCGCCTTCAGGCCCTAATAGACCCTAATAGACCCTGTAGCacacagctgggccggcccattaacgcACACGTTCGTCAGCAGCAACTACGCAAGCGCTACCCTAGACTAAAAAAGAGAGTTATTTTTCTTCTCTCGCAAGAGTCACTTTCTTGACATACGAGCATACGAAGTGGTGGGCCCAGCAGTCATCATGTGTCACGTACTGGGCACTTTCTCtgaattttggtatttttaattTTCTAAACACATTTTTTGTGTATTAGATGTTTTTTCTCTTTTTggtttttgtttgttttctctACTAAAAACTGTTTCATTTTGTTGTTTTGCAAACCACACCTGTGCTTCTTAGGAAAAAGTTGTGCTTTCATGAGAAGCACATATTTGGTTCCTAGATAAGTACAGGTGTGTTTCTcgaaaagaaaacaaatatgtGCTTCACAGAAACACATATTTGCTTTCATGGAAGCACAACCCTGCttctcaaaaaacaaaaaaaaattacttgAACAAGAAGCACAAATTTTCTTGTCATAGAAATATAGATTTCCTTCCGCGAGAAGCACTCTGTTTTCACAGAAAACAAATTGTATTTttagaaaaaaggaaaataaatgaaaaaCCGCAACCGTGCTTTCGGCttcattttttcttttgttttttagaagatctcgatgcgagaaatccaacggtgAAAATGGTTCAGGATTGGGACGCACAGTtcaagagataaaacgttttgaataaacaaATCTACGGAAAAAAAACACTAGGTTACTACAAGTGGTGCACCTCCTGAGAAGGTAGGAGTGACCTTTGCAAGTGATACCCGTTAACTAGTGATTGCGCCGCTCGTCCTGATTGTCGGCTCGCTCTATTGTTGCTCGTTCAGAAAAAACCAGTAGAAGAAAATATGAAGCATTTTGGCTTATCTCATTTTGACCAGTTTGCGTTTAGTGATGAGATGCAATCTATGGACGACGGCTTGATGCAAACGGTTTGGTGGTGCAGCAACGGCAACGGATTTGTAGACCACTACATGGAGCTGCTGTGATGCGGAAAAGTGGTGACGATAACACATGATTGACTTCGATTTGGTGGTGCTTCTTGAGCACCCGGTCTTGAGCTCCAAGGTGAAAACCATATGTCTAACCTGAGGTTATACCTGACAATGACAATGTTTTTGCATCCTTACCTGGTTGAAGGTGTTGCTCTGATGTACTTT
This genomic window contains:
- the LOC109757199 gene encoding uncharacterized protein isoform X2; its protein translation is MLLEIFGSGMRLTRNNDRVLRLLFGDRSAYASFVLASNIAVKGVNKWGRPNWLCVLPCVSNYFCTSIYATRGKQFATTKGMDTSGMKGRTKQVLVGHASYPVSEANIYKKTTHRDGSIYKINYGILKLWHLTQRAQLEPMMFSNPTNCFPNRDRCMVHSATAMMQIFSLKLEKASTNIGLVQLYGYIAVCDRYDSLLNYVFNRSRDDPIIVEEGSLIEMTGPKRGITMVAPALVEFDMRIKKGKQEDDLQLIDGAMEYHDLVTPEYPFTHRINGDCGAVDITLALVRWAFEATIDVVISKVQCGFDLSLSSCVVLRNGLHEIQLFRGSVVESCGLRRYVIAVKKDTLMHLKFKVGQNSCKNDLDHHCFFKAKKHGYDYQQIMLELASISVKVTWSNLQR
- the LOC109757199 gene encoding uncharacterized protein isoform X1, which produces MLLEIFGSGMRLTRNNDRVLRLLFGDRSAYASFVLASNIAVKGVNKWGRPNWLCVLPCVSNYFCTSIYATRGKQFATTKGMDTSGMKGRTKQVLVGHASYPVSEANIYKKTTHRDGSIYKINYGILKLWHLTQRGETQLEPMMFSNPTNCFPNRDRCMVHSATAMMQIFSLKLEKASTNIGLVQLYGYIAVCDRYDSLLNYVFNRSRDDPIIVEEGSLIEMTGPKRGITMVAPALVEFDMRIKKGKQEDDLQLIDGAMEYHDLVTPEYPFTHRINGDCGAVDITLALVRWAFEATIDVVISKVQCGFDLSLSSCVVLRNGLHEIQLFRGSVVESCGLRRYVIAVKKDTLMHLKFKVGQNSCKNDLDHHCFFKAKKHGYDYQQIMLELASISVKVTWSNLQR